A genomic window from Glycine soja cultivar W05 chromosome 10, ASM419377v2, whole genome shotgun sequence includes:
- the LOC114371631 gene encoding probable serine/threonine-protein kinase WNK11, producing the protein MAPDLYDEDYTELVDIYSFGMCVLELVTVEIPYSECDNVDKIYKKMSSGVRPAALNKVKDPEVKAFIEKCLAQPRARPFAAELLKDPFFDEIADDDDENDDCSCSYQ; encoded by the coding sequence ATGGCTCCAGACTTATACGATGAAGACTACACAGAATTGGTGGACATATACTCATTTGGGATGTGTGTGTTAGAGTTGGTGACAGTAGAGATTCCTTATAGTGAATGTGACAATGTTGATAAGATATACAAGAAGATGTCTTCTGGAGTTAGACCTGCTGCCTTGAACAAGGTCAAAGATCCTGAGGTTAAGGCTTTCATTGAGAAGTGCCTTGCTCAACCAAGGGCTAGGCCTTTTGCAGCTGAGCTTCTCAAAGATCCTTTCTTTGATGAGattgcagatgatgatgatgaaaatgATGACTGTTCTTGTTCATATCAATAG